The genomic window CTTTCCTAAAGGAAAAATTTGAGATGAATTTTGATCAAACTAAACCTATGTATATAAAGTCAAAGCAAATCTAATAGTTCACTAATGCCACTTTTTAAAATGATCGAAAAATACAAATTGTTAGATACCTATCAATGACTAACAAAAAAAATCATACAATATTAGAACCTGCAACTATTCAGTCTGTAGTGGGATTACAACTATTAGCAAAGTCCATTGCTAATGGCTATACCTATGGTTTACATAATAGTCGAAGAAAAGGTTTGGGTATTGAGTTTAGCCAGTTCAGGTCTTATGAAAAAGGGGATGATCTAAGACAATTGGATTGGAAAATGCTGGCAAGGTCCGGTAAGTATTTTATCAAAGAATCCGAGGTAGAAACTAATATTCAGGTACAATTCATTGTAGATGCCAGTAATTCTATGCGGCATGAAGAACAAAATATATCCAAACTTGACTATGCAAAAGTTTTCATTGCAACTTTAGCCTATATTTTTGATAAACAAGGTGACAAAATAGGTTTGGCTAGTCTTAACGATACTGGTTTTCGACAGATACCTGTTACAGATCATAAAAATCAATGGAACTATTTATTAAAAAATCTTCATGAGATAAAGCCCGGGGGTACGTGGCCGATAGATTTACAATGGGCAGAAAAATTACATCAGCGTGCACATAAAGAACTTTTTATCTGTATAAGTGACGGTTACCAGGAACATGATGAATTAACTAAGTTTTTTTGTTATTTAAAAAATCCAAGAAATGAAGTAATTGTCATTCACGTATTAGGAGATAACGAACTGAATTTCTCTTATAACAAACAAGTAATCTTTGAAGACCTGGAAACCGGAAAGAAAAAAAAGGTGGATACGCAGGCGGCCAAAGAATCATACCTTAAAGCTTTACAACAGGGAACAGATAAAATTAAGCAAAAGTTACAAGTAAAAGGAATTCAATATTTTCTTTGTAACTACTCGAAACCAATAGAAGAAACGATATATCAATTTGTTGCATTAAGAAATAGGTTATTGTAATATGAGTTTTTTAAATCCTACATATCTTTGGTGCTTTTTAGGATTACTATTACCCTTGCTTATTCATTTGTGGAGTAAAAAACAACACACCACTATAAAAGTAGGTAGTACTCAATTTATTGAACCCACTTCATCTAATAGAGCCAGTAGCATACAATTAAACGAATGGATATTATTACTACTTCGATTACTACTAATCGGCGGAGTAACCCTGTTAGTTTCCGGAATGCAATTGCATAAAATCCCAAGTCAAAAAAGTATTGCTTACTTTGTGGATCCCTCCTTACAATCCCTTCCGGAGGTGCAAAAGCTTATAGATTCTCTACAAAAAAAAGAAGTAGTATTTAGTTTTAAAAAAGGCTTTCCAAAAGTTAAGTCAAACTATCAAGAAGATTCCATATCAAAAAACATTTTTCATTGGCAATTAGCCCGGGACTTAGAACATTTTCCGGCAGATAGCCTGGTGGTATTTACAAGGGCTTACTTAAAAAATACCAGAGGAAAACGACCGAAACTATCCCGAGATATTAAATGGGTAAAAATTGACGAAAATATACAAAGTACTTTTAAACCAATAGCAGCAAAGCAATCCGATAAAGGAACTACTATCTATAGAGTAAAAAGTAATGCTACGACAACTCTATTTAATAAAGAATTTTTAGAAAACAATACTGCTATAAATACTAATGGAACTGGCGATAGTATTCTTACCACTGGTTCTTATGAAAAGGTTTTAATTACTCCTACTAAAAAACTAAAAATCGGATTAAAAGTAGATGACTCCTTTAAAAACCAGAAATCTTATCTAACCGCTTCCTTAGCCGTTGTTTCAGAATACATAAATACTACCGCTGTAATCGAGAATATAAATACTGATGGTGAAATTGAAAATCTGGATATTCTCTTTTGGATAAGTACAGAGCCTTCTCCTGCCACAGAGGCTACCTTAGTGTATTACCAACCGGATCAATTTGCCGATGACTTGCTTATAAAAGAAAACAAAAAGAAATATAGATTAACGGCTCTCTTACATGCTGAAAACAGCATTCGGCAACATTTAATGGACGCGTTGGTTACCCTTTTAGGACCATCTCAAGAAATTCTAAAAACAGCCGAAAATGATGACCAAAGAACCATAGCTCCTGAAGAACTAAGAACAAATTACTCCGTTAAAAAAAAGATAATATCAGAGGTCCAGAAGTTTGACATGAATTCCTATCTATGGATAGTATTATTAGTACTTCTGGTATCAGAACGAGTTCTTGCTAAAAAACGGGTACAATAGTTATGCAACAACCTACTAACTATATCAACAAATTTAAAAACCAATGGAAAACTCAAATTCTTATAGTGATCGGGATGTATGGGTTTAGCGGAGCCATTTGTACGTTTTTAATCTTAGGCAATGTTAGTATAGCCGTGGCTACTTTTTTTATACTTATTGGTTTATTTTATTTGATCAAAAAACCGCAAAAAATTACTACGGCTAGAACAATACGTTTTATCGATCGGAATTTGCAAGAAATAGCATACAGTTCAGGCTTATTCATTAAGGAGTACAGCGAATTGTCCCGGTTGGAAAAAATCCAATACCATACTATACAGAACGCTGTAGCATTTGAATTACCGAAGTTAAAACCTCCGGTTCCTTTTAAAATTCCTATGATAGTTGCAGTAGTTTCCGGAGTAATCGGACTTATCGTAAATAATTATTTACATACGGATACCATAGAAAATAAAGATACACCACCGGTCAAAGAATTTATAAACTTTACTTCAGCTGATTCCTTATTGAATATAGCAAAACCTAAAATTACAGATCAATTTGTAATACTTCAATATCCAAGTTATACGGGTATCCCCAAAGATACACTTACTACTTTTGACCTTAAAGTTGTCGAAGGCACAGTAGCCATATGGAATTTAGAATTTGACCAACTCCCGGATTCTTTAAGCTTTCAATCTAATACCAGAAATAAAAACTTAGATGCAATACATAACGCTTATGTTTACCAACAAGAGCTACGGATTTCTGACTTTTATAATTTTACTTTTTTAAAAGATACAACATGGTTTTCTTCAGATTTACATGCCATTCAAATCATTCCGGATGAAAAACCTTCGATAGAAATTCAAAATCTGGATAAGTTTAATACGCTTGGTCAAGATGATGATAAAAACCTTCGATTTACTGCTGTTTTAGAAGATGACTTTGGCCTGAATACGGCTTATATCATCGCTACAGTTAGTAACGGCTCAGGAGAATCCGTAAAGTTTCGTGAAGAAAAATTAAATTTTGACACTACTCCTAGAAAAGGGAGTAAATACCAAAAATTAACTAAAAATATAAACCTGGACTTTTTAAAGATGGTACCTGGCGACGAACTTTACTTTTATGTAGAAGTTAGCGATCAAAAAACTCCAGCACCCAATATTTCTAGAAGCGAAACCTATTTTGCTAAAATTCGGGATACTGTTACGGATATTTTTGCAGTAGAAGGGGCAATGGCAGTTGATCTGATGCCAGCCTATTTTCGTAGTCAACGACAGTTAATTATCGATACTGAAAAATTGATTAAAGAAAGGCCTAAAATCCTTAAATCAGAATTTAACCGAAGAAGTAATAACCTGGGCTATGAACAAAAAGCATTACGGATAAAGTACGGACAATTTATGGGGGACGAATCAGAATTGGAAGTTGAAGGGGGACAAGTCCAGG from Aquimarina sp. ERC-38 includes these protein-coding regions:
- a CDS encoding DUF58 domain-containing protein, which codes for MTNKKNHTILEPATIQSVVGLQLLAKSIANGYTYGLHNSRRKGLGIEFSQFRSYEKGDDLRQLDWKMLARSGKYFIKESEVETNIQVQFIVDASNSMRHEEQNISKLDYAKVFIATLAYIFDKQGDKIGLASLNDTGFRQIPVTDHKNQWNYLLKNLHEIKPGGTWPIDLQWAEKLHQRAHKELFICISDGYQEHDELTKFFCYLKNPRNEVIVIHVLGDNELNFSYNKQVIFEDLETGKKKKVDTQAAKESYLKALQQGTDKIKQKLQVKGIQYFLCNYSKPIEETIYQFVALRNRLL
- a CDS encoding BatA domain-containing protein, coding for MSFLNPTYLWCFLGLLLPLLIHLWSKKQHTTIKVGSTQFIEPTSSNRASSIQLNEWILLLLRLLLIGGVTLLVSGMQLHKIPSQKSIAYFVDPSLQSLPEVQKLIDSLQKKEVVFSFKKGFPKVKSNYQEDSISKNIFHWQLARDLEHFPADSLVVFTRAYLKNTRGKRPKLSRDIKWVKIDENIQSTFKPIAAKQSDKGTTIYRVKSNATTTLFNKEFLENNTAINTNGTGDSILTTGSYEKVLITPTKKLKIGLKVDDSFKNQKSYLTASLAVVSEYINTTAVIENINTDGEIENLDILFWISTEPSPATEATLVYYQPDQFADDLLIKENKKKYRLTALLHAENSIRQHLMDALVTLLGPSQEILKTAENDDQRTIAPEELRTNYSVKKKIISEVQKFDMNSYLWIVLLVLLVSERVLAKKRVQ
- a CDS encoding tryptophan-rich sensory protein, which codes for MQQPTNYINKFKNQWKTQILIVIGMYGFSGAICTFLILGNVSIAVATFFILIGLFYLIKKPQKITTARTIRFIDRNLQEIAYSSGLFIKEYSELSRLEKIQYHTIQNAVAFELPKLKPPVPFKIPMIVAVVSGVIGLIVNNYLHTDTIENKDTPPVKEFINFTSADSLLNIAKPKITDQFVILQYPSYTGIPKDTLTTFDLKVVEGTVAIWNLEFDQLPDSLSFQSNTRNKNLDAIHNAYVYQQELRISDFYNFTFLKDTTWFSSDLHAIQIIPDEKPSIEIQNLDKFNTLGQDDDKNLRFTAVLEDDFGLNTAYIIATVSNGSGESVKFREEKLNFDTTPRKGSKYQKLTKNINLDFLKMVPGDELYFYVEVSDQKTPAPNISRSETYFAKIRDTVTDIFAVEGAMAVDLMPAYFRSQRQLIIDTEKLIKERPKILKSEFNRRSNNLGYEQKALRIKYGQFMGDESELEVEGGQVQETHEHEDENLVDQYTHKHDTENEHNLVEEKHDHEHEHDNTENEGEATQEDPLESYLHNHDDPEESTLFTASLKSKLRIALSQMWDAELQLRLYQPKKSLPYQYRALRMLQEIKNSARIYVHRIGFDPEPIKEETRLTGDLKNIKTGKEKRNHTDEKLYPYIQKAIQKISESPIDKEFVVVKDEYLLFKNAGKELAQIAIDQPGRYLQALQILKKLTDGKKITTPEVEVLKKALFEAIPNQSKQIEPDSFIITPLDHNYLKTLQVNG